From a region of the Micropterus dolomieu isolate WLL.071019.BEF.003 ecotype Adirondacks linkage group LG21, ASM2129224v1, whole genome shotgun sequence genome:
- the paqr3a gene encoding progestin and adipoQ receptor family member 3a isoform X2, with the protein MPQKLQKNPQTSHYIELGGYQYWPVLVPRGIRLYTYEQIPLFLRENPYITDGYRAYLPSRLCIKSLFILSNETVNIWSHLLGFLLFFCVGVYNMASVLPAVGASREDYVIYSIGVFCFQLCMLCSVGYHIFCCHRSEKTSRRWMALDYAGVSIGILGCYVPGVFYTFYCNNYWRQVYLVTVLAMILAVFFAQIHPHYLSKQWKQLRSLIFCSVAGYGLIPTVHWICITGGFSSELVQAFVPRVLGMYFLAALALIFYVSKVPERYFPGQLNYLGSSHQVWHLLLVLMFYWWHQSSCFIMAYRHSQPCPDAPQHT; encoded by the exons ATGCCTCAGAAACTCCAGAAGAACCCCCAGACTTCACACTACATTGAGCTAGGAGGTTATCAGTATTGGCCTGTGCTGGTGCCCCGAGGTATCAGACTGTACACCTACGAACAGATCCCACTGTTTCTGAGGGAGAACCCCTACATCACAGATGGATACAGAGCCTACCTGCCCTCCAGACTGTGCATTAAGAG cctcttcattctgtccaatGAGACGGTGAATATCTGGAGCCATCTGTTGGGCTTCCTGCTCTTCTTCTGTGTTGGGGTGTACAACATGGCCTCAGTACTGCCTGCCGTCGGTGCCTCCAGAGAGGACTACGTCATCTACTCCATTGGAGTTTTCTGCTTCCAG CTGTGTATGCTGTGCTCAGTGGGTTATCACATATTCTGTTGCCACCGCTCGGAGAAGACCAGCCGCCGCTGGATGGCGCTGGACTATGCAGGGGTTTCTATCGGCATCCTCGGCTGCTACGTCCCTGGAGTCTTCTACACCTTCTACTGCAATAAT TACTGGCGGCAGGTATACCTGGTGACGGTGCTGGCCATGATCCTGGCCGTCTTCTTCGCTCAGATCCACCCTCATTACCTCAGCAAGCAGTGGAAGCAGCTGCGCTCGCTCATCTTCTGCTCGGTGGCCGGATACGGCCTCATCCCCACCGTCCACTGGATCTGCATCACCGGAGGCTTCTCCTCAGAGCTCGTCCAG GCTTTTGTCCCTCGAGTCCTGGGGATGTACTTCCTCGCCGCGTTAGCTCTCATTTTCTACGTTTCAAAAGTTCCTGAACGCTACTTCCCAG GTCAGCTGAACTACCTGGGCTCCAGTCACCAGGTGTGGCACCTGCTGCTGGTGCTGATGTTTTACTGGTGGCACCAGTCGTCATGCTTCATCATGGCGTACAGACACAGCCAGCCCTGCCCCGACGCCCCTCAACACACCTAG
- the paqr3a gene encoding progestin and adipoQ receptor family member 3a isoform X1 — translation MRSSYYKPQNGTNCTYTKLKASGQAKADCSSPAMPQKLQKNPQTSHYIELGGYQYWPVLVPRGIRLYTYEQIPLFLRENPYITDGYRAYLPSRLCIKSLFILSNETVNIWSHLLGFLLFFCVGVYNMASVLPAVGASREDYVIYSIGVFCFQLCMLCSVGYHIFCCHRSEKTSRRWMALDYAGVSIGILGCYVPGVFYTFYCNNYWRQVYLVTVLAMILAVFFAQIHPHYLSKQWKQLRSLIFCSVAGYGLIPTVHWICITGGFSSELVQAFVPRVLGMYFLAALALIFYVSKVPERYFPGQLNYLGSSHQVWHLLLVLMFYWWHQSSCFIMAYRHSQPCPDAPQHT, via the exons ATGCGAAGTTCGTATTATAAGCCCCAAAATGGCACAAACTGCACATATACCAAACTGAAAG CTTCAGGTCAGGCCAAGGCAGACTGCTCCAGCCCAGCCATGCCTCAGAAACTCCAGAAGAACCCCCAGACTTCACACTACATTGAGCTAGGAGGTTATCAGTATTGGCCTGTGCTGGTGCCCCGAGGTATCAGACTGTACACCTACGAACAGATCCCACTGTTTCTGAGGGAGAACCCCTACATCACAGATGGATACAGAGCCTACCTGCCCTCCAGACTGTGCATTAAGAG cctcttcattctgtccaatGAGACGGTGAATATCTGGAGCCATCTGTTGGGCTTCCTGCTCTTCTTCTGTGTTGGGGTGTACAACATGGCCTCAGTACTGCCTGCCGTCGGTGCCTCCAGAGAGGACTACGTCATCTACTCCATTGGAGTTTTCTGCTTCCAG CTGTGTATGCTGTGCTCAGTGGGTTATCACATATTCTGTTGCCACCGCTCGGAGAAGACCAGCCGCCGCTGGATGGCGCTGGACTATGCAGGGGTTTCTATCGGCATCCTCGGCTGCTACGTCCCTGGAGTCTTCTACACCTTCTACTGCAATAAT TACTGGCGGCAGGTATACCTGGTGACGGTGCTGGCCATGATCCTGGCCGTCTTCTTCGCTCAGATCCACCCTCATTACCTCAGCAAGCAGTGGAAGCAGCTGCGCTCGCTCATCTTCTGCTCGGTGGCCGGATACGGCCTCATCCCCACCGTCCACTGGATCTGCATCACCGGAGGCTTCTCCTCAGAGCTCGTCCAG GCTTTTGTCCCTCGAGTCCTGGGGATGTACTTCCTCGCCGCGTTAGCTCTCATTTTCTACGTTTCAAAAGTTCCTGAACGCTACTTCCCAG GTCAGCTGAACTACCTGGGCTCCAGTCACCAGGTGTGGCACCTGCTGCTGGTGCTGATGTTTTACTGGTGGCACCAGTCGTCATGCTTCATCATGGCGTACAGACACAGCCAGCCCTGCCCCGACGCCCCTCAACACACCTAG
- the paqr3a gene encoding progestin and adipoQ receptor family member 3a isoform X3, which translates to MLCSVGYHIFCCHRSEKTSRRWMALDYAGVSIGILGCYVPGVFYTFYCNNYWRQVYLVTVLAMILAVFFAQIHPHYLSKQWKQLRSLIFCSVAGYGLIPTVHWICITGGFSSELVQAFVPRVLGMYFLAALALIFYVSKVPERYFPGQLNYLGSSHQVWHLLLVLMFYWWHQSSCFIMAYRHSQPCPDAPQHT; encoded by the exons ATGCTGTGCTCAGTGGGTTATCACATATTCTGTTGCCACCGCTCGGAGAAGACCAGCCGCCGCTGGATGGCGCTGGACTATGCAGGGGTTTCTATCGGCATCCTCGGCTGCTACGTCCCTGGAGTCTTCTACACCTTCTACTGCAATAAT TACTGGCGGCAGGTATACCTGGTGACGGTGCTGGCCATGATCCTGGCCGTCTTCTTCGCTCAGATCCACCCTCATTACCTCAGCAAGCAGTGGAAGCAGCTGCGCTCGCTCATCTTCTGCTCGGTGGCCGGATACGGCCTCATCCCCACCGTCCACTGGATCTGCATCACCGGAGGCTTCTCCTCAGAGCTCGTCCAG GCTTTTGTCCCTCGAGTCCTGGGGATGTACTTCCTCGCCGCGTTAGCTCTCATTTTCTACGTTTCAAAAGTTCCTGAACGCTACTTCCCAG GTCAGCTGAACTACCTGGGCTCCAGTCACCAGGTGTGGCACCTGCTGCTGGTGCTGATGTTTTACTGGTGGCACCAGTCGTCATGCTTCATCATGGCGTACAGACACAGCCAGCCCTGCCCCGACGCCCCTCAACACACCTAG